The Gammaproteobacteria bacterium genomic interval CGATGATACTGACCTCACTCGACTGCCCATGCATGCGCGCGCACGACTTGGCTTGGGTTATTTGGCGCAAGAAGCATCGGTGTTCCGTAAGCTCAGTGTTGCCGACAATATTAAGGCGGTGCTTGAAACACAAGATAAACTTTCTCGTCAAGAACGCGAACTGCGTTTACAGCAATTATTGGACGAGTTCAGTCTTGCGCATTTAGCACAATCACTGGGTATGTCTCTTTCTGGCGGTGAACGGCGCCGTTTGGAAATAGCGCGAGCCTTGGCCAGCGATCCCAGTTTTATTTTGCTTGATGAGCCGTTTGCGGGTGTTGATCCAATTTCTGTGGTCGATATACAAAGAATCATTAAGCAGTTAAGTGAGCGCAATATTGGCATATTGATTACCGATCATAATGTCAGGGAGACCTTGTCGATTTGCCAGCGTGCCTACATTGTTAATAATGGCTCAGTTATTGCTGAAGGAGAGCCAGAGTACGTGCTGGCTAATGAGCAAGTTAGAAAGGTTTATTTAGGCGAAGAATTTAAATTATGAAAACAAGCGCCAGCAGGACGGTTAAAATGATTGTTAACGGCTCCGCCGTATTTGCGCTAAAATAGAATCGAAATGAGCAGTGAGCAAAATGCGTAGTATTCGTCCATGAAACAGAGTCTTCAACTCCGTTTAGGGCAGCATCTTACGATGACGCCGCAGTTGCAACAGGCGATACGTTTGCTGCAACTGTCAGCGCTTGAATTACAGGCAGAAGTTCAAGAAGCGCTTGAAACGAACCCCTTGTTAGAAATGGCCGAAGAGGCTGCCCAAAATGAGCAGGCCGATAGTGATAGTCGTGTTGAGGGCGCTGAGGATAGGGCTGGCGATAGCGCAGTTAAAGATTCGCCCGATAGCGCTATTAATTTAGAGGACAATCAAACTATCCCCGAAGACCTGCCAGTCGATAGCGCTTGGGATGATGTTTATGACTACACGCCTACGGCTATGGCAACTCCGGCTGCACCCGAACGCGAATTTGAACGGCCTGATAGTGTGTCGCCATCATTACAAGAACATCTTAAATGGCAGATGATGTTAACGCCGTTCAGTGCTGCGGATGCAGCCATTGCTGAGGCGATCATTGATAGTTTGGGCGAGGATGGTTATTTACAGACATCCTTAGAAGACCTGCAAAAAAGTGTCATTGACGAGTTTGAAGAAATTGAACTTGATGAAATCGAGGCCGTGTTGCATCGCGTGCAGCATTTTGACCCATTAGGGGTAGCGGGCCGGGACTTGCGCGAGACATTATTAGTACAGCTGAATCAATACGACAAGACCATTAAGTGGTACGCTGAAGCCAAGTTGCTATTAACAGAGCATATCCAATTGCTTGGCAGCCGTGATTTTTCACAGCTGACGCGACGCATGAAATTATCGCGTGAAGACCTGCAAAATGTGGTCGTCTTTATTCAGCAATTAAACCCACGCCCTGGTGCGATAATTAGTAATATTCAACCCGAATATATTGTGCCTGATGTCATGGTCAAAAAAGATAAAGGCAAATGGAAGGTTGAGTTAAATACCGATTCTTTGCCTAAGGTTTCTATTAATCAGCATTATGCGCGCATGGCGAAAAATGGCGGCCGTAATGATGATACAACCTACCTTAAAAACCAAATGAAAGAAGCGCGCTGGTTTATTAAAAGCCTGCAAAGTCGTCATGAAACGCTATTAAAGGTTGCCAGTTGTATTGTTGAGCATCAGCGTGGTTTTCTTGAATACGGTGAAGAGGCCATGAAGCCGTTGGTGCTGCATGATATTGCTGAAGTAGTAGAGATGCATGAATCGACGATTTCTCGCGTTACAACACGAAAATACATGCGTACGCCACGTGGTGTGTTTGAGCTCAAATATTTCTTTTCTAGTCATGTTAGTACTGCTAGCGGTGGTGAATGTTCTGCCACGGCGATACGCGCCTTGATCAAAAAACTTGTTGCCGCTGAAAACGTAACCAAACCGTTGAGCGATAGCAAGATTGCCAAATTATTGGAAGATCAAGGTATTAACGTGGCACGTCGAACAATTGCCAAGTACCGTGAGGC includes:
- the lptB gene encoding LPS export ABC transporter ATP-binding protein, whose translation is MSKLRALGLAKRYRSRKVVNDVSLELSRGEVVGLLGPNGAGKTTCFYMIVGLVAADAGRVLIDDTDLTRLPMHARARLGLGYLAQEASVFRKLSVADNIKAVLETQDKLSRQERELRLQQLLDEFSLAHLAQSLGMSLSGGERRRLEIARALASDPSFILLDEPFAGVDPISVVDIQRIIKQLSERNIGILITDHNVRETLSICQRAYIVNNGSVIAEGEPEYVLANEQVRKVYLGEEFKL
- a CDS encoding RNA polymerase factor sigma-54, coding for MKQSLQLRLGQHLTMTPQLQQAIRLLQLSALELQAEVQEALETNPLLEMAEEAAQNEQADSDSRVEGAEDRAGDSAVKDSPDSAINLEDNQTIPEDLPVDSAWDDVYDYTPTAMATPAAPEREFERPDSVSPSLQEHLKWQMMLTPFSAADAAIAEAIIDSLGEDGYLQTSLEDLQKSVIDEFEEIELDEIEAVLHRVQHFDPLGVAGRDLRETLLVQLNQYDKTIKWYAEAKLLLTEHIQLLGSRDFSQLTRRMKLSREDLQNVVVFIQQLNPRPGAIISNIQPEYIVPDVMVKKDKGKWKVELNTDSLPKVSINQHYARMAKNGGRNDDTTYLKNQMKEARWFIKSLQSRHETLLKVASCIVEHQRGFLEYGEEAMKPLVLHDIAEVVEMHESTISRVTTRKYMRTPRGVFELKYFFSSHVSTASGGECSATAIRALIKKLVAAENVTKPLSDSKIAKLLEDQGINVARRTIAKYREAMMIPPSNERKRLA